A genomic segment from Luteibacter aegosomatis encodes:
- the pilV gene encoding type IV pilus modification protein PilV, with translation MSSPRAQRGVSLIEVLMAVLIFTIGLIGLGGLLITATRANTTAYVRTQVTFLANSMADRMRANPMGLWKNSYDSDNYPISGTAPACDAATGCAPGDVALRDQILWSQQLQATLPALGKTSIKCVKASGFDPTAQYGLRPPYSGTCTMSITWAERGVAIGGGDDNTGSNNLQSFTWVFEP, from the coding sequence ATGTCATCGCCGCGCGCGCAGCGGGGCGTATCGCTCATCGAAGTGCTCATGGCCGTGCTGATCTTCACGATCGGCCTGATCGGCCTGGGTGGCCTTCTGATCACTGCTACGCGGGCCAACACCACGGCCTACGTGCGCACGCAGGTGACCTTCCTCGCCAACAGCATGGCCGACCGCATGCGGGCCAATCCCATGGGGCTGTGGAAAAACAGCTACGACAGCGATAACTATCCCATCTCCGGCACGGCGCCGGCCTGCGACGCGGCGACCGGCTGCGCCCCCGGCGACGTCGCCCTTCGCGACCAGATCCTGTGGAGCCAGCAATTGCAGGCGACGCTGCCTGCCCTGGGCAAGACATCGATCAAGTGTGTCAAGGCATCCGGCTTCGACCCGACGGCGCAATATGGGCTCCGTCCGCCATATAGCGGTACCTGCACGATGTCGATCACCTGGGCCGAGCGCGGCGTGGCCATCGGTGGGGGCGACGACAACACCGGCTCCAACAACCTTCAGTCCTTTACCTGGGTATTCGAGCCATGA
- a CDS encoding PilW family protein, whose translation MSQPRIVHRQRGVTLVELMVAMVLGLIVAGGIVTLFLSTSSSNRAQTQMARLQEEGRYAITRISADLKMAGAQYCNSTGGIATAGSSGVSLDGLRAPRVLANNLTFPQNTTPWGGSYPAKPTASYYLPSFFFMRGFQCTKTACTPSSPPTAANGVPAMGTAVGSRVVGAAVLQLRYIDSGRGWAIGGASQIVANNDGTIANIAISKRPEEPDLTGINSAGEMMMLADCSSSQIFQTTGNPTFVPAGSTVNFEQPKALKPQSAPKLFRVSTDFRTVTYFLQVVSDDGTATGTKTGALMRCDSTVGSTCQELVRGVERLDFNYGVEDQNGFLHYLSAADVDSRAGSTIPCPAGAKDSTSTDMGCLWRALKTVEVNILMDGQAPLYTLQAPDLVYAYSPEGNSTPKAPDARGANGISPSDQGFALPMLRRQFSTVVMMRNYNP comes from the coding sequence ATGAGCCAGCCACGCATTGTCCATCGCCAGCGTGGCGTCACCCTGGTCGAACTGATGGTGGCGATGGTACTTGGACTCATCGTAGCCGGCGGAATCGTCACGCTGTTCCTGTCGACCTCCTCGAGCAACCGGGCGCAGACCCAGATGGCCCGCTTGCAGGAAGAAGGGCGCTACGCCATCACCCGCATCAGCGCCGATCTGAAGATGGCTGGGGCTCAGTACTGCAACAGCACCGGAGGCATCGCCACCGCCGGCTCGTCCGGCGTCTCGCTGGACGGGCTGCGCGCGCCTCGCGTGCTGGCCAATAACCTGACCTTCCCCCAGAACACGACGCCGTGGGGCGGCTCATATCCGGCCAAGCCCACGGCCAGCTATTACCTGCCGTCGTTCTTCTTCATGCGAGGGTTCCAGTGCACCAAGACGGCGTGCACGCCGAGCAGTCCGCCGACGGCGGCGAACGGGGTTCCCGCGATGGGTACGGCGGTCGGTTCGCGAGTCGTCGGTGCGGCCGTCCTGCAGTTGCGTTACATCGATTCCGGTCGTGGCTGGGCCATTGGCGGCGCCAGCCAGATCGTCGCGAACAATGACGGAACGATCGCCAATATCGCCATATCCAAGCGACCGGAAGAGCCCGATCTCACGGGCATCAATTCCGCCGGCGAAATGATGATGCTGGCCGATTGCTCCTCCTCGCAGATATTCCAGACCACGGGCAATCCGACCTTCGTCCCCGCTGGCAGCACGGTGAACTTCGAGCAGCCGAAAGCCCTGAAACCGCAATCGGCACCGAAGCTGTTTCGCGTGAGCACCGACTTCCGCACCGTCACCTACTTCCTGCAGGTGGTCAGCGACGACGGTACCGCCACGGGAACCAAGACAGGTGCGTTGATGCGTTGCGACAGCACCGTCGGCAGCACGTGCCAGGAACTGGTCCGTGGTGTGGAGCGGCTGGACTTCAACTACGGCGTGGAGGACCAGAACGGTTTCCTGCACTACCTTTCGGCAGCCGACGTCGATTCCCGTGCGGGCTCCACCATTCCCTGCCCGGCGGGCGCGAAGGATTCCACGTCCACCGACATGGGCTGCCTATGGCGTGCCCTGAAAACGGTGGAGGTGAACATCCTGATGGATGGGCAGGCGCCACTTTATACGTTGCAGGCCCCCGACCTGGTCTACGCCTATTCGCCTGAGGGCAACTCGACGCCGAAGGCGCCGGACGCACGCGGTGCGAATGGCATTTCGCCGTCCGACCAGGGTTTCGCCTTGCCGATGCTTCGCCGCCAGTTCAGCACGGTGGTGATGATGCGTAACTACAACCCGTAA
- a CDS encoding pilus assembly PilX family protein, whose amino-acid sequence MITILAVSASGTSLLQQKLAGGLRNAQLAEWSAESALRGAEWRLWTASSDTSTRMICGTSSLATCYPYSPDPVAAVKNFRNSSGWVVEGAVEYKPVNFKDVSSDKTFALKNNPYYIIEDMGIETPQGAGQQAESGATGARGAGYTAVVRHIYRITARGMGNNDNAIRVFETTFAAKAN is encoded by the coding sequence TTGATTACGATCCTCGCGGTCAGCGCATCGGGTACCTCGCTGCTCCAGCAGAAATTGGCGGGCGGCCTGCGCAACGCGCAGCTGGCCGAATGGAGCGCGGAATCGGCCCTGCGCGGCGCGGAATGGCGCCTTTGGACGGCCAGCTCGGATACTTCCACGCGCATGATCTGCGGCACGAGCAGCCTTGCCACGTGCTACCCGTATTCGCCGGACCCCGTCGCCGCGGTGAAGAATTTCCGTAACTCGTCGGGCTGGGTCGTCGAAGGCGCCGTCGAGTACAAGCCGGTCAACTTCAAGGACGTTTCCTCCGACAAGACGTTCGCGCTGAAGAACAACCCCTACTACATCATCGAAGACATGGGTATCGAGACGCCGCAGGGGGCGGGGCAGCAGGCGGAATCGGGGGCTACCGGCGCCAGGGGTGCGGGATACACCGCCGTCGTCCGGCATATCTACCGGATCACCGCCCGTGGCATGGGCAACAACGACAACGCGATTCGCGTCTTCGAAACCACTTTTGCGGCCAAGGCCAACTGA
- a CDS encoding pilus assembly protein, with product MKVLSTYSRIGTGLVAMVLCLVGGSSVPTQAQTASKYYTVDLSTATPDLTVAVSPNIAVTFDDSGSMGSTALPDTLDNTQGSRYYYSSTTNSQYFNPSITYTPPLTADGTSRFPDASYTNAWRDGICANTTATNCSGTKDLSQDFNDDFGNNTSSGRAASSGAQFSIPNYANGGVNPSRGNNGSVGTSGGFYWTCPTVNSDNGCTITVINNADAATKKNFANWYSYYRTRNLMTRSAIANVFGGLGSSIRVVFQNLNDNNYKLPATTTFSAFTGTARSSFFTWLYQVSNSGGTPTRVAIDRVGKIFMSGKGVKNSTNPYWEPNVGPDSAGLELSCRLNYSLLVTDGYWNGDDPGIKTPTTRSAVTLPDGVSYTGTNSDKTTVIYSNVPTASYSSLSDLAFYYWATNLRPDFTANGKAKLDVPPSYVDYTDQNNQPVNWDGTGTAPRSLYFNPKNDPATWPHVVQYMIALGINGSLAFPGDYNDLRSGVKSWPMPTGTGNGDLTDIDDTWHAAINSRGQYFSARDPAALSSALNQLLSRIIARTTSTVAGALSSTVLTGNGVTYQTGFDSSNYSGSLVANVVDTLGNIGRQLWSAGELLTARAKVGDTRVIITSSAPAAGQGTAFRWANIGSALKAATTATDGTTPFDDSNKSTLGPDKLAYLRGDSSKEGTNFRRRTSTLGAIINSQSVYVSFPASGYSDSFPTGAPEAELGNDGTLKYSYEKFVTDHANRAPTIYVGANDGMLHAFDATTSSTPAGSVDVTPSPGAERWAYVPYTVFDKLDYLTPKSDFTFIPTVDATPVYRDVFFSSGTKGWHSILVGGLRLGGRGVYALDITDASASEANAGSKVLWEFNNKTTQGGNAVGANLGYTYGRPNIGRLANGKWVVLVPSGYFPSNTSSAPYNKYDKDAASQRTQSSLFVLDAQTGAVLKELVTPKTVSGISGNVVSYGLTSPVLGDYNSDQIDDVAFAGDLNGNLWRFDLSDADPNKWSVSLAFYSSSQGTRPITVMPRLFADPTSQFFMVVFGTGKYLGGSDNTADNSSGVQYVYGIRDRGPGNTSPVIEGTTPMIEQTMTESNDIRGLTNNAVGIADANGKAIGGWFIKLFTGTASNQTNKGERVVVDATALFDSGRAIIATLIPGSSDPCSPVRKGAVLVVDAATGGAASGVNFGSATLGSGYSQAGIRVSNVPVTGGLPAATGLGGGSIAIPGLTTGDGSGNTNNNKALPSLGDAVWRRRSWRELNNAY from the coding sequence ATGAAAGTCCTTTCCACCTATTCACGGATCGGTACCGGCCTCGTGGCGATGGTGTTGTGCCTGGTCGGCGGCTCGTCCGTCCCCACGCAGGCTCAGACCGCCTCCAAGTACTACACGGTGGATCTCAGCACCGCAACGCCGGATCTCACCGTGGCGGTTTCGCCGAACATCGCCGTCACGTTCGACGATTCGGGATCGATGGGTTCCACCGCGTTGCCGGACACGCTCGATAATACGCAGGGTTCGCGCTACTACTATTCGTCGACGACGAACTCGCAGTACTTCAATCCGTCGATCACCTACACGCCGCCCCTGACGGCCGACGGCACCTCGCGCTTTCCCGATGCCTCATACACCAACGCCTGGCGCGACGGCATCTGCGCCAACACCACGGCGACCAATTGCAGTGGCACCAAGGACCTGTCGCAGGACTTCAACGACGATTTCGGCAACAACACCTCGTCGGGCCGGGCAGCTTCCAGCGGAGCGCAGTTTTCCATCCCCAACTACGCCAACGGGGGCGTGAATCCCAGCAGGGGCAACAACGGCTCCGTGGGTACGAGCGGCGGGTTCTATTGGACTTGCCCCACGGTGAATTCCGACAACGGGTGCACGATCACCGTCATCAATAATGCCGACGCGGCGACCAAGAAGAACTTCGCCAACTGGTATTCCTACTACCGCACGCGCAACCTGATGACGCGATCGGCGATAGCCAACGTCTTCGGCGGGCTGGGAAGCAGCATCCGCGTCGTGTTCCAGAACCTGAACGACAATAATTACAAGTTGCCCGCGACGACGACGTTCAGCGCATTTACCGGCACGGCCCGATCGTCGTTCTTCACATGGCTATACCAGGTGAGCAACAGCGGCGGTACCCCGACCCGCGTAGCCATCGACAGGGTGGGCAAGATATTCATGTCCGGCAAGGGAGTGAAGAATTCCACCAATCCTTATTGGGAACCGAACGTCGGTCCGGATTCGGCCGGGTTGGAATTGAGCTGCCGCCTGAACTACAGCCTGCTTGTGACCGACGGTTATTGGAACGGGGATGATCCCGGCATCAAGACGCCGACCACGCGTAGCGCGGTGACGCTGCCGGACGGCGTTTCCTACACGGGAACCAACAGCGACAAGACCACGGTCATCTACTCCAACGTGCCCACCGCCAGTTATTCCTCCTTATCCGACCTGGCGTTTTACTACTGGGCGACCAACCTGCGTCCAGATTTCACCGCCAACGGCAAGGCGAAGCTGGACGTGCCGCCTTCCTACGTCGACTACACCGACCAGAACAATCAGCCGGTCAACTGGGACGGCACGGGGACGGCGCCGCGGTCGCTCTACTTCAATCCGAAGAACGATCCGGCCACGTGGCCGCACGTGGTCCAATACATGATCGCCCTGGGCATCAATGGCTCGCTGGCGTTTCCTGGCGACTACAACGACCTGCGCAGCGGCGTCAAGTCATGGCCCATGCCGACGGGCACGGGTAACGGTGACCTGACCGACATCGACGACACCTGGCATGCCGCGATCAACAGTCGTGGTCAGTACTTCAGCGCGCGCGATCCCGCGGCGCTTTCCAGTGCGCTCAACCAGTTGCTCAGCCGCATCATCGCGCGGACCACGTCGACCGTGGCGGGCGCCTTGAGCAGTACGGTATTGACGGGAAACGGCGTGACGTACCAGACCGGTTTCGATAGTTCGAACTACAGCGGCTCGTTGGTGGCAAACGTGGTCGACACGCTCGGCAATATCGGCAGGCAGTTGTGGAGTGCGGGTGAGTTGTTGACCGCGCGCGCGAAAGTCGGCGATACCCGTGTCATCATCACCAGTTCCGCGCCTGCGGCGGGTCAGGGAACGGCATTCCGTTGGGCGAACATCGGTAGTGCGCTGAAGGCGGCCACCACGGCGACGGACGGTACGACCCCGTTCGACGACAGCAACAAGAGCACGCTCGGGCCGGACAAGCTGGCTTACCTTCGTGGCGATTCGAGCAAGGAGGGCACCAATTTCCGTCGCCGTACGTCGACCCTGGGTGCGATCATCAATTCGCAGTCGGTCTACGTGTCATTCCCCGCCAGCGGCTACAGCGACAGTTTCCCGACGGGCGCGCCCGAGGCCGAGCTCGGCAACGACGGTACGCTCAAGTACAGCTACGAAAAGTTCGTGACGGATCATGCCAACCGTGCGCCGACGATCTACGTGGGTGCCAACGACGGCATGCTGCATGCGTTCGACGCCACGACGAGTTCGACCCCTGCGGGCTCGGTGGACGTGACCCCGTCCCCCGGAGCGGAGCGTTGGGCTTATGTTCCCTATACGGTGTTCGACAAGCTCGACTACCTGACGCCGAAGTCGGATTTCACATTCATCCCCACGGTGGATGCCACGCCCGTGTACCGCGATGTCTTCTTCAGCTCGGGTACGAAGGGCTGGCACAGCATCCTCGTGGGAGGCCTTCGCCTGGGCGGCCGCGGCGTTTACGCGCTCGACATCACTGACGCTTCGGCCAGTGAGGCCAACGCGGGAAGCAAGGTGCTATGGGAGTTCAACAACAAGACCACGCAGGGCGGCAATGCGGTAGGAGCGAACCTCGGCTACACGTATGGTCGCCCCAACATCGGTCGCCTGGCGAATGGGAAGTGGGTGGTACTGGTGCCCTCGGGTTACTTCCCGAGCAACACTTCCAGCGCACCGTATAACAAGTACGACAAGGATGCGGCATCCCAGCGCACGCAGAGCTCGCTGTTCGTGCTCGATGCGCAGACGGGGGCGGTACTGAAGGAACTCGTCACCCCCAAGACGGTGTCGGGCATCAGCGGCAACGTGGTGAGCTACGGGCTGACCTCGCCGGTGCTTGGCGACTACAACAGCGACCAGATCGACGACGTGGCATTCGCTGGCGACCTGAACGGAAATCTCTGGCGATTCGATCTATCCGACGCGGATCCCAACAAGTGGTCGGTGTCGCTTGCGTTCTATTCGTCCAGCCAGGGAACGCGGCCCATCACGGTCATGCCCCGCCTGTTCGCGGATCCGACGTCCCAGTTCTTCATGGTGGTGTTCGGCACGGGCAAGTACTTGGGCGGTTCGGACAATACGGCCGACAATTCGTCGGGAGTGCAGTATGTTTACGGCATTCGCGATCGTGGGCCGGGCAACACCTCCCCGGTCATCGAGGGCACGACGCCGATGATCGAGCAGACGATGACCGAGTCCAACGACATTCGCGGCCTGACGAACAATGCCGTGGGCATTGCCGATGCCAACGGTAAGGCCATCGGCGGTTGGTTCATCAAGTTGTTCACGGGAACGGCAAGCAACCAGACCAACAAGGGTGAGCGCGTGGTGGTGGACGCGACCGCGCTGTTCGACAGCGGCCGCGCCATCATCGCGACCCTCATTCCTGGGAGCAGCGATCCGTGCTCGCCCGTTCGAAAGGGCGCCGTTCTCGTGGTCGACGCCGCAACCGGCGGCGCGGCCAGTGGCGTCAATTTCGGTAGCGCGACCCTGGGGTCGGGATATTCCCAGGCAGGCATCCGCGTAAGTAATGTACCGGTGACGGGTGGCCTTCCCGCCGCGACGGGATTGGGCGGCGGGAGCATCGCCATCCCGGGCCTCACCACCGGCGACGGAAGCGGTAACACCAACAACAATAAGGCGCTGCCATCCCTGGGCGATGCGGTCTGGCGTCGCCGCTCCTGGCGGGAGTTGAACAATGCCTATTAA
- a CDS encoding type IV pilin protein: MRRSRVPGFTLIELMIVVAVIAVLTMIALPSYTRYTFRARRAEGQELLLRVATAQERYYSTYNTYAGSVTSDLKFSTDTSANGYYQVSVASSGGSLASGYVLTATAKLSQAGDACKNLTLDSNGTKSQTGTTTNGRCW; this comes from the coding sequence ATGCGCCGCTCCCGTGTCCCGGGTTTCACCCTCATCGAGCTGATGATCGTGGTGGCGGTGATCGCCGTGCTGACGATGATCGCCTTGCCCTCGTACACCCGATACACGTTCAGGGCACGTCGTGCCGAAGGACAGGAACTGCTGCTCCGCGTGGCGACGGCGCAGGAGCGTTATTACTCGACTTACAACACCTATGCGGGGAGCGTCACCTCGGATCTGAAGTTCTCCACCGACACGAGCGCCAACGGGTATTACCAGGTCTCCGTAGCTTCATCGGGTGGCTCGTTGGCGAGCGGCTACGTTCTCACCGCCACGGCGAAGCTGTCCCAGGCCGGCGACGCCTGCAAGAACCTCACGCTCGATTCCAACGGCACGAAGTCGCAGACGGGCACGACGACCAACGGGCGGTGCTGGTGA
- a CDS encoding GspH/FimT family pseudopilin — protein sequence MGRRRIAAGFSVLELMMTVMIMAALLAIAVPAWRTVVRRNYVSTTVNNLVADMQYARSEAASRHQFVSICRSVSGTGCDVGGVNYDAGYIVYVYNAAANGANQSFGAVSGLTLLRRVPALPDVSIQATDGNVITFGQTGSPIANGSRTALTMVVCARSKSGATDVGQNTTTTPGARISLGVSGSIASSKLAAGAACTAS from the coding sequence ATGGGCCGCCGGCGGATCGCGGCGGGGTTCTCCGTCCTCGAACTGATGATGACGGTCATGATCATGGCGGCATTGCTCGCCATCGCCGTTCCCGCCTGGCGGACCGTCGTGCGCCGCAACTACGTCAGCACCACGGTCAACAATCTCGTCGCCGACATGCAATACGCCCGTTCGGAAGCCGCCAGCCGACACCAGTTCGTATCGATCTGCCGCAGCGTCAGCGGCACCGGGTGCGACGTCGGCGGAGTGAACTACGACGCCGGGTATATCGTTTACGTCTATAACGCCGCCGCCAACGGTGCCAACCAGTCCTTCGGCGCGGTATCGGGCCTGACCCTGCTGCGCCGGGTGCCGGCCCTGCCGGATGTCTCCATCCAGGCGACCGACGGCAACGTCATCACCTTCGGGCAGACGGGTTCGCCGATCGCCAACGGGTCGCGGACAGCGCTCACCATGGTGGTGTGCGCGCGAAGCAAGAGTGGGGCGACCGACGTTGGCCAGAATACGACCACCACGCCGGGCGCGCGGATCTCCCTCGGGGTATCGGGCTCGATTGCCAGCTCGAAGCTGGCGGCTGGTGCGGCTTGCACGGCCAGCTAA
- a CDS encoding DUF4823 domain-containing protein, giving the protein MKKFVLAAVACMAVAGCSVPRSVKEGGPLTGQTVNAQKRVLVLSVTDGQEKGQDPAIGSGQAVVASIRKYLTMHGIPMSVSSSTNTEQGIAEADAQGFAYVLKPMVTLWEDNATAWSGNGDKLSISMELFDAHTHQLVAASTHKRVATGATFVSGTPDRFIDEVSNGALGQIYGWREGKQ; this is encoded by the coding sequence ATGAAGAAGTTTGTATTGGCTGCTGTGGCCTGCATGGCTGTGGCTGGATGCTCAGTGCCTAGGTCAGTAAAAGAGGGTGGTCCACTAACAGGGCAGACCGTTAATGCTCAGAAGAGGGTGCTTGTTCTCTCTGTGACCGATGGTCAGGAGAAAGGACAAGACCCTGCTATTGGTAGTGGGCAAGCTGTCGTCGCGTCTATCAGAAAATATCTGACCATGCATGGCATACCTATGTCTGTGTCGTCATCTACTAACACTGAGCAGGGTATTGCTGAGGCCGATGCTCAAGGGTTTGCTTATGTGCTCAAACCGATGGTCACGCTATGGGAAGACAACGCTACTGCATGGTCAGGGAATGGAGACAAACTCAGTATCTCCATGGAACTGTTCGATGCTCATACCCATCAACTGGTAGCTGCATCAACTCATAAGCGTGTAGCTACAGGTGCAACCTTTGTCAGTGGTACTCCTGATCGGTTCATCGATGAGGTGAGCAACGGTGCCTTAGGGCAGATTTACGGTTGGAGGGAGGGGAAGCAATGA
- a CDS encoding DUF4145 domain-containing protein: MKPFAWTCPYCQKATLITDANYDRELMAFETSTASGKRGFVLQMTTCPNPDCKQYQIVVTEHDTGYSNGSFGPEGRPVANWMLRPNSKAIPLPVYVPAAIVEDYNEACLIRDLSPKASATLSRRCLQGMIRDFHQVKPGNLFNEINEIKDKIDAVTWAGIDAVRKVGNIGAHMEKDVDVIVDVEPEEAQLLIGLIETLIKEWYVARHDRKQAMDALIKLAADKDAAKKPQTPP, encoded by the coding sequence ATGAAGCCATTCGCATGGACTTGCCCGTACTGTCAGAAGGCGACGCTCATCACGGATGCGAATTACGATAGGGAGCTAATGGCGTTCGAAACCTCTACCGCGTCTGGAAAGAGGGGTTTTGTTCTTCAGATGACGACTTGCCCCAATCCTGATTGCAAGCAATATCAAATCGTCGTCACTGAGCATGACACAGGTTATTCAAACGGATCATTTGGGCCTGAGGGACGACCTGTTGCCAATTGGATGCTGCGCCCGAACTCGAAAGCCATCCCACTGCCAGTGTATGTCCCGGCAGCGATTGTTGAAGACTACAATGAGGCATGTCTGATTCGAGACTTGAGCCCCAAGGCATCAGCCACGCTGTCTCGCCGCTGTTTGCAAGGAATGATTCGTGATTTTCACCAAGTCAAGCCAGGAAATCTTTTCAATGAAATAAACGAGATTAAGGACAAAATCGATGCGGTAACGTGGGCGGGTATCGATGCTGTGCGTAAGGTTGGAAACATCGGTGCACATATGGAGAAGGACGTAGACGTTATCGTTGATGTCGAGCCAGAGGAGGCGCAGCTTCTGATTGGCCTGATCGAGACCCTGATCAAGGAATGGTATGTGGCTCGGCATGATCGCAAGCAGGCAATGGATGCATTGATAAAGCTGGCTGCTGATAAAGATGCTGCTAAGAAGCCTCAGACACCTCCCTGA
- a CDS encoding helix-turn-helix domain-containing protein yields the protein MATIVDVLSGNPGVGKTQTFIEGIDPAKRYVYASPTRQLASEVMQRLDQAEKPYTPIFTGQTKDVGSVIHQANLALNERKTPLLIITHKCLASVKPELLEDWELFIDESPKPEEITCVGMASKEYERVIAPYVGDCDDDGGLILNQAMLEEAWEIHAQGIEDAKNNRTRNKTLLLVLDAMLSPTKTVTATPNRNDKGKETVLVRVEGFTDFTRCFEHAASVTIMGANVDRSLVAKHALRKGFKLNVIKKKMLRKGLPHILPLVRDQEGAFVSKRMLMTMPDGSVATEWNSECFGNHAIERAIRYINGNPAIFASHEWCKPDLPKHVERTPFDTRGLNEWKDKRVSIHILHGNPSPDEYGPAVRIMQKMGIPLQEGREAMRWAREDDQLIQFAHRTSARIEESDEDTWHIVTSYTQARKLALDFDGSCLINTCLMIDPPKRLPTEAQDKRHMERENLALQAKTLKAQGMSIRDIAQQLGVSKSKVCRLM from the coding sequence ATGGCTACTATCGTAGACGTATTATCCGGCAATCCCGGTGTAGGTAAGACACAGACATTCATCGAAGGCATCGACCCTGCTAAGCGATATGTCTACGCATCACCAACTAGGCAGCTAGCCTCTGAGGTCATGCAAAGGTTAGATCAGGCTGAGAAGCCTTACACCCCCATCTTCACTGGTCAGACCAAAGATGTAGGTTCAGTCATCCACCAAGCTAACTTAGCCCTTAATGAGAGGAAGACACCCTTACTCATCATCACCCATAAATGCCTTGCCTCAGTCAAACCAGAGCTGCTAGAAGACTGGGAACTATTCATTGATGAGTCTCCTAAACCGGAGGAGATAACATGCGTAGGAATGGCATCGAAGGAGTATGAGAGAGTGATTGCTCCATACGTCGGTGACTGTGATGACGATGGAGGTCTCATCCTCAATCAGGCAATGCTAGAGGAAGCATGGGAGATTCATGCTCAGGGCATTGAAGATGCAAAGAACAACAGAACCAGAAACAAGACTCTCCTTCTAGTTCTTGATGCCATGCTCAGTCCGACCAAGACTGTGACAGCTACACCAAACAGGAACGATAAGGGTAAGGAGACTGTATTGGTAAGGGTGGAAGGGTTTACAGACTTCACCCGATGCTTCGAACATGCTGCATCAGTGACCATCATGGGTGCGAATGTTGATAGAAGCTTGGTTGCCAAGCATGCTTTACGTAAAGGTTTCAAGCTCAATGTCATCAAGAAGAAGATGCTACGTAAGGGTCTTCCCCACATCCTGCCTCTAGTGAGAGATCAAGAGGGAGCATTCGTCTCTAAGCGTATGCTGATGACAATGCCTGATGGCTCTGTAGCTACTGAATGGAACTCAGAATGCTTCGGTAATCATGCTATCGAGAGAGCCATTAGGTATATCAATGGCAACCCCGCAATCTTCGCTAGCCATGAATGGTGTAAGCCTGACCTACCTAAGCATGTGGAACGCACACCGTTTGACACAAGAGGATTGAATGAGTGGAAGGATAAGAGAGTTTCTATTCACATCCTCCATGGTAACCCTTCCCCTGATGAGTATGGTCCTGCTGTAAGGATCATGCAGAAGATGGGCATTCCTCTACAGGAAGGTAGAGAAGCTATGAGATGGGCTAGAGAGGATGATCAACTCATCCAGTTTGCTCATAGAACTAGTGCTCGTATCGAGGAATCTGATGAAGATACTTGGCACATTGTTACCAGCTATACGCAGGCCAGAAAGCTAGCCTTAGACTTCGATGGGTCATGCCTGATCAATACCTGCCTCATGATTGATCCTCCTAAGAGGCTACCAACTGAGGCTCAGGATAAGAGACATATGGAGCGTGAAAACCTTGCTTTGCAAGCTAAGACGCTCAAAGCTCAGGGAATGAGCATCAGGGATATTGCTCAACAACTAGGCGTAAGTAAGTCCAAGGTTTGTCGACTGATGTAA